One Athene noctua chromosome 30, bAthNoc1.hap1.1, whole genome shotgun sequence genomic region harbors:
- the ATP5MC2 gene encoding ATP synthase F(0) complex subunit C2, mitochondrial: MYACAKFVSVPALVRRSSRVLYQPLSASALSSPEARTEQGEVSPLLAHPPVPQARPGACRTIQTSAAHRDIDTAAKFIGAGAATVGVAGSGAGIGTVFGSLIIGYARNPSLKQQLFSYAILGFALSEAMGLFCLMVAFLILFAM; encoded by the exons ATGTACGCCTGTGCAAAGTTCGTCTCCGTTCCCGCGCTA GTGAGGAGGAGCTCGCGGGTGCTGTACCAGCCCCTCTCTGCCTCCGCGCTGAGCAGCCCTGAGGCCCGGACAGAGCAG GGTGAGGTTAGTCCCCTCCTTGCCCACCCTCCCGTCCCCCAGGCACGGCCGGGCGCCTGCCGGACCATCCAGACAAGCGCGGCCCACCGGGACATCGACACCGCCGCCAAGTTCATCGGTGCCGGCGCTGCCACCGTGGGAGTGGCTGGTTCCGGCGCCGGCATTGGCACCGTCTTTGGGAGCCTCATCATCGGCTACGCCAG gaACCCCTCGCTTAAACAGCAGCTCTTCTCCTACGCCATCTTGGGCTTTGCCCTCTCCGAGGCCATGGGGCTCTTCTGCCTCATGGTGGCCTTCCTCATCCTCTTCGCCATGTGA